The following coding sequences are from one Myxococcales bacterium window:
- a CDS encoding response regulator — MSEAPAAELFGALGRAVRSGQERFVLHARVGAEAARLAATMQLEGQIETADSLGQALALLGEQPFDFAVLDPEREALDVDPLEALRELGAKADLAFLMEPAPERVSEAFARGLAAALPRPLPENEALLRAHVRWLISLRRARSRGILLRGLLARHRGILERHEPAMLAALEPLIDDAAPAMRVWVLGDPDLVQAVGGGPAETTPDVVVVAAHASDGIEARLAEARTRAAGAAVILVDAAPEPARVLAAIYGGARAYVVRARGEDLPRALKLVGARRQAEAAGRRLIEGLARFGLLEHRGQAPVPSRDLGARMIADVTSRGSPFVPSGHEVLVVDDEVVVLTVLREALRRGGYNVTTAASAEEAIALLKQKVFDLVLTDKNLTGASGLDVLRFARTLTPEPAVVLITGYSSYDSAVEAMETGALDYIEKPIKDVELLRQRIRRALCRRDEQMSRVPLPELTASKPRVLLVEEQEVRRQPLAEFLGRTYEVVAVANGTEALLRLEQERFDVVLADRNLPGMTGKRVIEQAQQLLPHCASVLYTAYPSYESIQEAFEVGADAYLVRPTEDMKALEDKVAGALRSRGILLG, encoded by the coding sequence ATGTCTGAAGCGCCTGCTGCCGAGCTCTTCGGGGCCCTGGGCCGAGCGGTTCGCTCGGGGCAGGAGCGTTTCGTCTTGCACGCCAGGGTGGGCGCCGAGGCGGCGCGGCTCGCGGCGACGATGCAGCTCGAGGGGCAGATCGAAACTGCCGACTCGCTGGGTCAGGCGCTCGCCCTGCTTGGTGAGCAGCCGTTCGATTTCGCGGTGCTCGACCCCGAACGCGAGGCGCTGGACGTGGACCCGCTCGAGGCCCTCCGCGAGCTGGGCGCCAAGGCGGACCTCGCGTTTCTCATGGAGCCGGCGCCCGAGCGGGTGAGTGAAGCGTTCGCCCGAGGGCTGGCCGCCGCGTTGCCACGGCCCTTGCCCGAAAACGAGGCCCTGCTGCGCGCCCACGTGCGCTGGTTGATCTCGCTGCGGCGGGCGCGCTCCCGCGGCATCCTGCTGCGCGGGCTGCTGGCACGGCATCGCGGTATTCTCGAGCGCCACGAACCCGCCATGTTGGCGGCCCTCGAGCCGCTCATCGACGACGCCGCCCCTGCGATGCGGGTGTGGGTGCTGGGAGATCCGGACCTGGTTCAGGCCGTGGGAGGCGGCCCTGCGGAGACGACCCCCGACGTGGTGGTGGTTGCGGCCCACGCGTCCGATGGCATCGAGGCGCGGCTTGCCGAAGCGCGCACCCGGGCAGCGGGGGCGGCGGTGATCCTCGTGGACGCCGCACCCGAGCCCGCGCGTGTCCTCGCGGCCATTTACGGGGGCGCGCGCGCCTACGTCGTGCGTGCACGCGGTGAGGATCTGCCGCGTGCCCTCAAGCTGGTGGGGGCGCGTCGGCAAGCCGAAGCCGCGGGCCGTCGTTTGATCGAAGGGCTCGCCCGCTTTGGGCTCCTCGAGCACCGGGGCCAGGCGCCCGTACCTTCACGTGACCTCGGTGCGCGGATGATCGCCGACGTCACATCGCGCGGCAGCCCCTTCGTGCCGAGCGGACACGAAGTCTTGGTCGTGGACGACGAAGTGGTCGTGTTGACGGTTCTTCGCGAAGCGCTTCGTCGAGGGGGATACAACGTGACCACGGCGGCTTCGGCCGAGGAGGCGATCGCGCTTCTCAAACAGAAGGTGTTCGACCTCGTTCTGACGGACAAAAACCTCACCGGGGCGTCGGGGCTCGACGTGTTGCGCTTCGCCCGCACGCTGACGCCCGAGCCTGCCGTGGTGCTCATCACGGGGTATTCGTCCTACGACTCGGCCGTCGAAGCCATGGAGACCGGTGCGCTCGACTACATCGAAAAGCCCATCAAGGACGTCGAGTTGTTGCGGCAGCGCATCCGCCGCGCGTTATGCCGGCGCGACGAGCAGATGTCGCGGGTGCCGCTCCCGGAGCTCACGGCCTCGAAACCGCGGGTTTTGTTGGTGGAAGAGCAAGAAGTCCGGCGGCAGCCGCTGGCCGAGTTCTTGGGGCGCACGTACGAGGTGGTCGCCGTGGCCAACGGAACCGAGGCGCTCCTCAGGCTCGAGCAGGAGCGCTTCGATGTTGTCCTGGCGGACCGGAACCTACCGGGCATGACAGGTAAGCGGGTCATCGAGCAGGCGCAACAGCTCTTGCCTCATTGCGCGTCGGTGCTCTACACCGCCTATCCTTCGTACGAGTCCATCCAGGAGGCGTTCGAGGTGGGTGCAGACGCCTACCTGGTGCGTCCCACGGAGGACATGAAGGCGCTCGAAGACAAGGTGGCGGGCGCGCTGCGGAGCCGCGGCATCTTGCTCGGCTGA
- a CDS encoding ATP-grasp domain-containing protein, which translates to MKIAFTYNLRLSDSEDEAEFDTRETVDAISAALTSAGHDVERIDVACTTPDLVGRLESFGPDLVFNTAEGRRGRVREAFYPALFEELGLPFTGSDAYVLTLTLDKWLTKLAVAAEGIDTPRARLVTADSYRRLKTGGGPRLAFPVIVKPNYEGSSKGIGDDTVATDEKGLAELLPRVLKNYPTGVLVEEFVPGVDVTVPFIEGLEGEPDGVLEPVDLVVDAGARSRHNLYDFRLKIREPGRVKFRCPAELPRDVLARLTALSRRVVQVLGLRDVGRIDFRVAEDGRLYFLEANGVPNLGRGSATFAATARLGLSYDATVVAIAASALRRRGLDAPAVGKKSKARDRLRVGFTFNVKRVDTKGGNDQEAEYDAPETIDAIRGALESHGHDVVMLEANAELPPTLAEAGVDLVFNIAEGMAGRNREAAVPALCELMGLPYTGSDAATLSIALDKALSKKVLRQHGIKTAEFQVMETGRERLSPRLRFPLIVKPNQEGSSKGVSASASVVDDEAKLRAVVREIIDRYRQPALIEEYISGREFTVGLLGERRPRVLPPMEIIFKDASNKRPVYDFQIKQDWERYVAYECPAKLSSGELKAIEKTARETFMALDCRDVARVDLRMTPKGEVFVIEINPLPGLTPGYSDLCLIAAAAGIDYRELIGEILAGGLKRMRQRRRPQSHEPTEPRASEKPLRMPPVVTPASGMSVASRPEPHE; encoded by the coding sequence TTGAAGATCGCGTTTACGTATAACCTGCGTCTGTCGGATTCCGAGGACGAAGCCGAGTTCGACACCCGAGAGACCGTAGACGCCATCTCGGCGGCGCTCACGTCTGCGGGGCACGACGTCGAGAGAATCGATGTGGCGTGCACGACCCCCGACCTGGTCGGGCGGCTCGAGTCCTTCGGGCCCGACTTGGTGTTCAACACCGCCGAGGGCCGCCGGGGGCGGGTGCGCGAGGCGTTCTACCCCGCGCTCTTTGAGGAACTGGGGCTTCCGTTTACCGGCTCCGATGCCTACGTCTTGACGCTCACACTCGACAAGTGGCTGACGAAGCTGGCTGTGGCCGCCGAAGGCATCGACACCCCGCGTGCCCGGCTGGTTACCGCTGACTCCTACCGCCGCCTCAAAACGGGCGGGGGGCCGCGGCTCGCGTTCCCGGTGATCGTCAAGCCGAACTACGAAGGGTCGTCGAAGGGCATAGGCGATGATACGGTGGCCACGGACGAAAAGGGGCTCGCGGAGTTGCTGCCGCGGGTTCTCAAGAACTACCCCACGGGCGTGCTCGTGGAAGAGTTCGTGCCCGGGGTCGACGTGACCGTGCCTTTCATCGAGGGACTGGAAGGCGAACCTGACGGTGTGCTCGAGCCCGTGGACCTCGTCGTCGATGCCGGCGCCCGGAGCCGTCACAACCTCTACGACTTCCGCTTGAAGATTCGGGAGCCCGGGCGGGTGAAGTTTCGCTGTCCGGCCGAGTTGCCGCGGGACGTCCTGGCGCGGCTGACGGCGCTCTCGCGTCGGGTGGTGCAGGTGCTGGGCCTCCGGGACGTGGGGCGCATCGACTTCCGCGTGGCCGAAGACGGTCGCCTTTACTTTCTCGAGGCCAACGGTGTTCCGAACCTCGGCCGCGGGTCTGCCACCTTTGCCGCTACGGCCCGCCTGGGGTTGTCCTACGATGCGACCGTGGTGGCGATCGCGGCCAGCGCGCTTCGGCGACGCGGGCTTGACGCGCCCGCCGTCGGCAAAAAAAGCAAGGCCCGAGACCGCCTGCGCGTGGGCTTCACGTTCAACGTCAAGCGTGTCGATACGAAGGGCGGCAACGACCAGGAAGCCGAGTACGACGCGCCCGAGACGATCGACGCGATTCGGGGCGCGCTCGAGAGCCACGGCCACGACGTGGTCATGCTCGAAGCCAACGCCGAGCTGCCGCCCACGCTGGCCGAGGCAGGCGTCGATCTCGTGTTCAACATCGCCGAAGGCATGGCGGGCCGAAACCGAGAGGCCGCGGTGCCTGCCCTGTGCGAGCTGATGGGCCTGCCCTACACGGGCTCAGATGCGGCCACGTTGTCCATCGCCCTCGACAAAGCCCTGTCGAAAAAAGTGCTGCGCCAACACGGCATCAAGACCGCCGAGTTCCAGGTCATGGAGACCGGTCGCGAGCGCCTTTCGCCGCGGTTGCGCTTTCCCCTCATCGTCAAGCCCAACCAAGAGGGCTCGTCGAAGGGCGTGAGCGCCTCGGCCTCCGTGGTCGACGACGAGGCCAAGCTGCGCGCCGTGGTGCGGGAGATCATCGACCGCTACCGGCAGCCTGCGCTCATCGAGGAATATATCTCGGGGCGCGAGTTCACGGTGGGGCTGCTCGGAGAGCGTCGCCCCCGGGTGTTGCCCCCCATGGAAATCATCTTCAAGGACGCTAGCAACAAACGGCCCGTCTACGATTTTCAGATCAAGCAGGACTGGGAGCGGTACGTGGCCTACGAGTGTCCTGCAAAGCTGTCTTCGGGCGAACTCAAGGCCATCGAGAAAACGGCCCGGGAGACGTTCATGGCGCTCGACTGTCGCGATGTGGCCCGGGTGGATCTGCGCATGACGCCCAAGGGTGAGGTCTTCGTCATCGAGATCAACCCTCTGCCAGGGCTGACACCGGGCTATTCAGACCTGTGCCTCATCGCTGCGGCCGCAGGCATCGACTACCGGGAGCTCATCGGCGAGATCTTGGCTGGCGGCCTCAAGCGGATGCGCCAGCGGCGCCGGCCTCAAAGTCACGAACCCACCGAGCCTCGGGCTTCCGAAAAGCCGCTGCGGATGCCTCCCGTCGTGACGCCCGCGTCAGGGATGTCCGTCGCCTCCCGGCCGGAGCCCCACGAATGA
- a CDS encoding flagellar biosynthesis anti-sigma factor FlgM, which translates to MKGTGRLTTRRAPAGNKADFLATQSGEDVARAARVEDLRRMVASGRYRVEPDRLAERILRRALARKPRED; encoded by the coding sequence ATGAAGGGCACAGGTAGGCTCACAACCAGGCGGGCGCCGGCGGGAAACAAGGCGGACTTTCTGGCAACCCAGTCGGGCGAGGACGTCGCCCGCGCTGCGCGGGTCGAGGACCTGCGACGGATGGTGGCTTCGGGCCGCTACCGGGTGGAACCGGATCGGCTCGCCGAACGCATCTTGCGGCGCGCGCTGGCACGCAAGCCCCGCGAGGACTGA
- the fliA gene encoding RNA polymerase sigma factor FliA, translated as MAIVKTRKPPVSKAPSVKTPIASEARKSASKAPAQTTAAKTMAKTTAKAPTAPNSKALANRKKPKRASAAEAMAEKRRQYAAQFFPYIEKVARRLARRLPAHVEIDDLISSGVIGLMEAAERFDPNRVDRFEAFAEFRIRGAMLDDLRSRDTLSRDMRRLSNELREATRKLESQLGRTPDQEELAATLGVEVDELYARQQKLSGSSVVGIDDAGPDFLERTCDETSPDPFEITSHRETLGRLVEGIGRLPDKMQQVLSLYYIENLNLKEIGTVLGVTESRVCQIHGEATRRLRETLTDLSAEAAA; from the coding sequence ATGGCCATCGTCAAGACTCGCAAGCCGCCTGTCAGCAAAGCCCCCAGCGTCAAGACACCCATCGCCTCCGAAGCCCGCAAGTCTGCCAGCAAAGCCCCCGCGCAAACGACGGCGGCCAAGACGATGGCCAAAACGACGGCCAAGGCGCCCACCGCCCCGAACAGCAAGGCGCTCGCCAACCGGAAAAAGCCGAAGCGCGCGTCCGCCGCCGAAGCGATGGCGGAAAAGCGCCGCCAGTACGCCGCTCAGTTCTTTCCCTACATCGAAAAGGTGGCCCGTCGCCTGGCCCGTCGCCTTCCCGCCCATGTCGAGATCGACGACCTCATCTCCTCGGGTGTGATTGGTCTCATGGAAGCCGCCGAGCGCTTCGATCCCAACCGCGTGGACCGCTTCGAGGCCTTTGCCGAGTTCCGCATCCGCGGCGCCATGCTCGACGACCTGCGCTCGCGTGACACCCTCTCGCGCGACATGCGCCGCCTTTCGAACGAGCTGCGCGAAGCCACCCGCAAGCTGGAATCGCAGCTGGGGCGCACCCCCGATCAGGAAGAGCTGGCCGCCACGCTCGGCGTGGAAGTGGACGAGCTCTACGCCCGCCAGCAAAAGCTCTCCGGCTCCTCGGTGGTGGGTATCGACGACGCCGGCCCCGACTTTCTCGAGCGCACCTGCGACGAAACCTCTCCCGACCCCTTCGAGATCACGTCCCACCGGGAAACGCTGGGCCGCTTGGTGGAGGGCATTGGCCGCCTGCCAGACAAGATGCAGCAGGTCCTTTCGCTCTACTACATCGAGAACCTGAATCTGAAGGAGATCGGGACGGTGCTGGGCGTGACCGAAAGCCGGGTGTGCCAAATCCATGGAGAGGCCACCCGCCGCCTGCGCGAGACCCTGACCGACCTGTCGGCAGAGGCAGCCGCCTAG
- a CDS encoding PQQ-binding-like beta-propeller repeat protein — MSFIAAALPPSPPGGGGGRRVRAERRHRVAPTLLWGTLGLAACVTRPPAAIPPCGSDRDCKLERICERGICVWPAPLAARAPATPTLRPDAGLGDAGASAFGPALGGGFTMFRQEPLHRGRSPHVLPEEAPSIAWTYRTSAPVTSSPALATDGTVVFGGHDGKIHVVDPSGQGRFTLQTGDLIFGSPAVDERGDILLGSGDDHLYKVDLERRVLAWRLKLGTCKATRGVGPEASRCDVDGGPTVGPDGTLYVGGDGLFAIAPEGRIRWHFATPRRVPTAPTLHPAGLVLVGGQDDTLYALSPEGKKLWDFRAGDDIESTPAVGDDGTIYFGADDQKIYALTPEGALLWAFSTGDDVRASPAIGRNGHILVGSFDGLFYALTPEGTLAWSFRAGDRIVSSALVDARGAILFGSQDDRLYALEGDGTLRWSVALGGDIDSSPTLGPEGTIYVGSDDGNLYALRAP, encoded by the coding sequence ATGTCCTTCATAGCCGCAGCGTTACCCCCGAGTCCCCCCGGGGGCGGCGGCGGGCGTCGCGTTCGCGCAGAGCGGAGACACCGGGTGGCGCCCACCCTGCTCTGGGGCACGTTGGGGCTTGCGGCGTGCGTGACCCGGCCTCCCGCGGCCATCCCTCCCTGCGGGTCCGATCGCGACTGCAAGCTCGAGCGGATCTGCGAACGGGGCATCTGCGTGTGGCCTGCGCCCCTTGCTGCGCGGGCACCTGCAACGCCCACTCTCCGCCCCGACGCCGGCCTCGGCGATGCGGGCGCGAGCGCCTTTGGCCCTGCGCTCGGGGGCGGCTTCACGATGTTTCGTCAGGAGCCCCTGCACCGGGGCCGCAGCCCGCACGTGCTGCCTGAAGAGGCGCCCTCGATAGCCTGGACCTACAGGACTTCGGCCCCCGTCACGTCGTCACCGGCGCTCGCCACCGACGGTACGGTGGTGTTCGGGGGCCACGATGGAAAGATTCACGTGGTGGATCCCTCGGGCCAGGGACGCTTCACTTTGCAAACGGGCGACCTCATCTTCGGCTCACCCGCCGTGGATGAGCGCGGGGACATCCTGCTCGGCTCGGGAGATGACCACCTTTACAAGGTGGACCTCGAGCGGCGCGTTCTCGCCTGGCGCTTGAAGCTGGGCACCTGCAAGGCCACGCGCGGGGTGGGCCCCGAGGCGAGCCGCTGCGACGTGGACGGAGGCCCTACGGTGGGACCCGACGGCACGCTTTACGTCGGCGGAGATGGCCTGTTCGCCATTGCCCCCGAGGGCCGCATCCGTTGGCACTTTGCCACCCCCAGAAGGGTGCCCACGGCCCCCACCCTGCACCCGGCGGGCCTGGTCCTCGTGGGCGGCCAGGACGACACCCTCTACGCGCTTTCGCCCGAGGGCAAAAAACTCTGGGATTTTCGGGCCGGTGATGACATCGAATCCACCCCCGCCGTCGGCGATGACGGCACGATTTACTTCGGCGCGGACGATCAAAAGATCTATGCGCTCACGCCTGAGGGCGCTCTGCTCTGGGCGTTCTCGACCGGCGACGACGTGCGGGCCTCGCCCGCGATCGGCCGCAATGGTCACATTCTGGTGGGCTCGTTCGACGGGCTCTTTTACGCATTGACCCCCGAGGGAACCCTGGCCTGGAGCTTCCGGGCTGGCGATCGGATCGTCTCGTCTGCGCTCGTCGATGCGCGCGGCGCGATCCTGTTCGGATCGCAAGACGATCGCCTTTACGCTCTCGAGGGGGATGGAACACTGAGATGGTCGGTGGCGCTGGGCGGAGACATCGACAGCTCGCCCACCCTGGGACCGGAAGGAACGATTTACGTGGGTAGTGATGATGGAAACTTGTACGCGCTGAGGGCCCCATGA
- a CDS encoding alkaline phosphatase has protein sequence MRVAVLALSLLMASTLPACKRARGPSLRAAAPAHGHVRRHGQGPAGEALEGPLGAPPTGRDTRPVESPTIAQHVIIVSEDGMRPDLLTPELAPVHHRLMTEGAYSLRAMTLRHASTLPSHAAMLSGFDEHDHGIFWNAWRPERGFIKVPTVLEAAAGSGKGAAAFVGKWKLAHVVRPGVVDVFARPGYLCRKVVDAATQYFIDHEPQVQFVHFSDPDSLGHKDGWMSEGQKRAVANSDGCLATLIDAIAASPLASRTLVLVSSDHGGFGHNHSGARKEDRLIPWLAWGAGVRPGHRIAGEVSTVDTAATALWALGHPAPSEMIGRPVKEAFRTQLQ, from the coding sequence ATGCGCGTCGCCGTCTTGGCCCTGAGTTTGCTGATGGCGTCGACGCTTCCGGCCTGCAAGCGCGCGCGCGGGCCCTCACTGCGCGCAGCCGCACCGGCGCACGGGCACGTGCGGCGGCACGGGCAAGGGCCTGCCGGCGAAGCGCTGGAGGGGCCACTTGGCGCGCCGCCGACCGGGCGCGACACCCGCCCGGTCGAGAGCCCCACCATCGCCCAGCACGTGATCATTGTCAGCGAGGACGGCATGCGTCCCGACCTGCTCACGCCCGAACTCGCCCCGGTTCACCACCGGCTCATGACCGAGGGGGCGTATTCCTTGCGGGCGATGACCCTCCGCCACGCCTCGACCCTGCCGTCTCACGCGGCGATGCTGTCGGGCTTCGACGAGCACGACCACGGCATCTTTTGGAACGCGTGGCGGCCCGAGCGCGGCTTCATCAAGGTGCCCACCGTGCTCGAAGCGGCCGCGGGGTCCGGCAAGGGCGCGGCGGCCTTCGTGGGCAAGTGGAAGCTGGCGCACGTGGTGCGCCCCGGGGTGGTCGACGTCTTCGCCCGGCCGGGCTACTTGTGTCGCAAGGTGGTGGACGCGGCCACGCAGTACTTCATCGATCACGAACCGCAGGTTCAGTTCGTTCACTTCTCCGATCCCGACAGCCTGGGGCACAAAGATGGCTGGATGTCAGAGGGGCAGAAACGCGCCGTTGCGAACTCCGACGGCTGCCTCGCCACCCTCATCGATGCGATCGCTGCGTCTCCGTTGGCGTCCCGAACGCTCGTTCTCGTTTCGTCGGATCACGGCGGCTTCGGCCACAACCACTCGGGCGCCCGCAAGGAAGACCGGCTCATCCCCTGGCTGGCCTGGGGGGCGGGCGTTCGCCCCGGCCACCGCATCGCGGGCGAAGTCTCCACGGTGGACACCGCCGCCACGGCGCTGTGGGCACTGGGTCATCCCGCACCGTCCGAAATGATTGGCCGCCCCGTCAAGGAGGCGTTTCGGACGCAGCTGCAGTAG
- a CDS encoding P1 family peptidase → MTRAAGRCRFRELGFGIGRLPPGPGNAITDVPGVRVGHSTIISGQGPLVVGKGPVRTGVTAIVPPAPIFDERVLAGAFVLNGAGEVSGLTQVVEWGLLETPILLTNTMSVGKVSDATVKWMTKRYPGIGTEHDVIIPLVGECDDSWLNDAVGRHVRSEHVYKAIDSATSGPVPEGAVGAGTGLITCDFKAGIGTSSRRVPAESGHYTLGVLVQSNFGVMRALHVAGVAVGETLEREFAEMNKRVRNAGSIICVVATDAPLLPSQISRLCKRAALGIGRTGSFAAHGSGEIIVGFSTANKVPRESTGMTTHLHVLLDPACDGLYEAVVECTEEAIVNALCMAGDMEGQSGHVAPGIPLERLAEMLRAHGLGTPPP, encoded by the coding sequence ATGACGAGGGCGGCAGGACGGTGCCGCTTTCGCGAGCTGGGGTTCGGCATCGGGCGCCTGCCTCCCGGGCCTGGCAACGCGATCACCGACGTGCCGGGCGTGCGCGTGGGCCACAGCACGATCATCTCGGGGCAGGGGCCGCTGGTGGTGGGCAAGGGGCCGGTACGCACAGGCGTCACCGCCATCGTGCCCCCCGCGCCGATCTTCGATGAACGCGTGCTGGCGGGCGCCTTCGTGCTCAACGGGGCCGGCGAGGTTTCGGGCCTCACTCAGGTGGTGGAGTGGGGGCTGCTCGAAACGCCGATCCTCCTCACGAACACGATGTCCGTGGGCAAGGTCTCGGACGCCACGGTCAAGTGGATGACCAAACGTTACCCCGGGATCGGCACCGAGCACGACGTGATCATCCCGCTCGTGGGTGAGTGTGACGACTCCTGGCTGAACGACGCCGTGGGGCGCCACGTACGCTCGGAGCACGTGTACAAGGCCATCGACTCGGCCACGAGCGGCCCCGTGCCCGAGGGCGCCGTGGGCGCCGGCACGGGGCTCATCACGTGTGATTTCAAGGCAGGCATCGGCACCAGCAGCCGCCGGGTGCCTGCGGAGTCGGGGCACTACACGTTGGGCGTGCTCGTGCAATCGAACTTCGGGGTCATGCGGGCGTTGCACGTGGCCGGCGTGGCGGTGGGCGAAACGCTCGAGCGTGAGTTCGCCGAGATGAACAAGCGGGTGCGCAACGCGGGATCCATCATCTGCGTGGTGGCCACCGATGCCCCGCTTCTGCCGTCTCAGATCTCACGTTTGTGCAAGCGCGCCGCGCTCGGCATCGGGCGTACGGGCTCTTTCGCTGCGCACGGTTCGGGGGAGATCATCGTGGGGTTCTCCACCGCGAACAAAGTCCCGCGCGAGAGCACCGGCATGACGACTCACTTGCATGTTCTGCTCGACCCGGCCTGTGATGGGCTTTACGAGGCCGTGGTCGAGTGCACCGAGGAGGCGATCGTGAACGCGCTCTGTATGGCCGGCGACATGGAAGGTCAGTCCGGGCACGTGGCCCCGGGCATACCGCTGGAACGGCTCGCAGAGATGCTCCGTGCCCATGGGCTTGGCACGCCGCCCCCCTGA
- a CDS encoding sensor domain-containing diguanylate cyclase, with protein MSRGSWPGGPEESEEGAVPQVLRIEDTSVPNPPMPPGPILTVSSDEISRFFVRARRDHDWERWDIRLDGALREILERANDFVPSESGGILLDDPRAKLAGVRTPRLTFIAVYGPASTERLGRRIPSDRGFVGEVYRSGSARRVAHLGYDDPVTSLCPPRGARRAAVESIIGVPVIVGESICGVLTLINRRSGGPYTARDSELLRIFAGYMSSSIQNALDAIRARALSRLDHLTGLFNSRYFHVRLQDEIARCDRDGSELSVLFVDLDNFKTINDRFGHLAGSWTLREVARVLSEHVPAASVLARYGGDEFVVLLPGSDLGQACRAAEELRRSIRELTLFDTETEPDGPGQRLPSVQCSIGVASYQEHLGPGGSKRRRENVLLRLADAAMYRAKAAGRNRVEVAEAED; from the coding sequence GTGAGTCGCGGAAGCTGGCCGGGTGGCCCCGAGGAAAGTGAAGAAGGCGCCGTTCCTCAGGTGCTTCGCATCGAGGATACGTCGGTTCCCAATCCCCCCATGCCCCCGGGGCCGATCCTCACGGTGTCCTCGGATGAGATCAGCCGTTTTTTCGTGCGCGCGCGGCGTGACCACGACTGGGAGCGCTGGGACATTCGCCTCGACGGGGCGCTTCGCGAGATCCTCGAGCGGGCGAACGACTTCGTGCCCTCCGAGTCGGGAGGCATTCTGCTCGATGATCCCCGGGCCAAGCTGGCGGGGGTACGGACGCCTCGTCTCACCTTCATCGCGGTCTATGGCCCGGCGTCCACCGAGCGCCTTGGGCGCCGCATCCCGAGTGATCGGGGCTTCGTGGGCGAGGTCTATCGCTCAGGAAGCGCGCGCAGGGTCGCGCACCTCGGCTACGACGATCCCGTGACGTCGCTGTGCCCCCCGCGAGGCGCCCGCCGTGCCGCCGTCGAGTCGATCATTGGTGTGCCGGTCATCGTGGGCGAGTCGATCTGCGGCGTGCTCACGCTCATCAACCGGCGTTCAGGCGGGCCCTACACGGCGCGGGACAGCGAGCTTTTGCGCATCTTTGCCGGATACATGTCCTCGTCGATCCAAAACGCGCTGGATGCGATTCGGGCGCGGGCCCTCTCGCGCCTGGATCACCTGACGGGGCTGTTCAACAGTCGCTACTTCCACGTGCGCTTGCAGGACGAGATCGCGCGCTGTGATCGAGACGGGTCGGAACTGTCGGTGCTCTTTGTCGATCTCGACAACTTCAAGACCATCAACGATCGCTTCGGCCACCTCGCGGGCAGCTGGACCTTGCGAGAGGTGGCCCGCGTGTTGTCCGAGCACGTTCCTGCCGCTTCGGTGCTGGCCCGCTACGGTGGCGACGAGTTCGTCGTGCTGCTCCCGGGCAGCGATCTTGGCCAGGCCTGCCGCGCGGCAGAGGAGCTCCGCCGTAGCATCCGCGAGCTGACCCTCTTCGACACGGAGACCGAGCCCGACGGCCCGGGTCAACGCCTGCCTTCGGTCCAGTGCTCGATCGGTGTGGCTTCGTACCAGGAGCATTTGGGCCCCGGGGGAAGCAAGCGTCGCCGGGAAAACGTGCTCTTGCGCTTGGCCGACGCCGCGATGTACAGGGCGAAGGCGGCGGGGCGAAACCGCGTGGAGGTGGCCGAGGCGGAAGACTGA